The genomic window TTGTTTCTGTTCAGGATTTTTGATCCAGTCGCAACGGGTCTGAAGGTATCTTAATTTATCTTTGATCACATTCTGCTCTTCAAAACTTAAAGATCCTCCATTCCATTTTTCCATTAAGATTTTTACATCTTTCATCACTTCTTCCGGATTCGGCGTTTTGTTCTGCATTGCCTGCGGATGGGATTTCAGGTGGTCGTCTTTTTCAATCGTCCGGTTGATAATTCCTTCGAGAATTTCAATTTGCTCTTCCGTATCCCAGATATGTTTCAATACCCATAAATCTGATAATATGGCCTCGTTTCTGCCACAAATCAGGGCGCTTGCCGCGATCAGATTCTGCAATTTTACGGCTCTACGGTCCGAAATGGCGATTCCCGTATTCCGGAGATTGATTATGGTATTTAAATAAACTTCATAAACAGGTTTTAAATCTACCGTTTTACACAAGTCCTGAAGCTCACGAATTTCATGGGAGAGGATTTCCGGCACTTCAGCTCCGGTATTGTTCTCAAGCTTTCTTCCGGCTAAAAGTACCTGGTGCAGAAGATCCGGGCTCACATAATCCACATTGATCCGGATCAGGAAACGGTCGAACAAAGCATTCAATGCTTCATCTTCAGGCAGCACATTGCTGGCTCCCACAAACATCAGTGCCGGCATATGTTTTGTCTCTTTTCCTCTTTTGAACATTTTTTCGTTGAGGGCCATCAGCAGAGAATTCAGAATTGCGGAGTTGGCATTGAAAATTTCATCCAGAAAAACCAGTGAAGCCTCGGGCATCATTCCATCAGTGTTGGTCAGTAATTCTCCTTCTTTTAATTTACGAATATCGAAAGGGCCGAATATTTCATTCGGTTCGGTAAAACGGGTCAGGAGATATTCAAAGTTTTTCCCGTCTTTTACAGTTTTAGCCAAAGTCCTGACAATGGCAGATTTTGCGGTTCCGGGAGGTCCGTACAAAAAGGCATTTTCTCTTGCCAGCAGACAAATTCCCAGTAAATCGACGACGTCATTTTTTCCGACAAAAGTATCTTTTACGTAGGTAAGAACGGTGTTTAATTTTTCTATATTTTGAGTCATTATGTTATGTAATTTTTAACAGAAAGTGTAAATTCTACGGTATTAGTTATTCAATTAGAAAGATATTACTTAAAAAATTTGATTAATCTCATTTACTTACAATTTTTAATTCTTTCCAGAAAACATCTTTATAAAGTCCGAATTCCGCAATCAGTAATTGATTGATATATGGAATTTCGGCTAATGAATATGCTTTTCTTTCTACAATTCTTTCAAGGTATAACTTTCGGTAGGTCCTGTCTTTTAATTCTTCTTCCCAACTCATACCAGACAGATGCAGATCTAATCCCACCGCGGAATAATGAAATTGTTTTAAAATATTTTCGAGGATCCCAATTAAAGGATCTTCTGGATCTGTATTTTGCAGAGCGGAAATAACCTGGGGTAAAAACCTTAATGACAGATCGGCTGATAATAACGTTGAAATCGTTCTGTTTCCTGTAAAAGAAGGAATCAACATGTGTAAATCCTTTTCTGTATTTTCTCTTATCAAATGCAGTTGAGCACTGTAATAAAGAATTTTTGCAGCCCAAACAGCACTTTTACTATCAAAGCTGATTTTATCAGAGAGAAAATCCAGTCGTTCCTTTTCAAACTCCGTTTCAAAATAGTCCGCAGCGTCCTTTTCCTCTTGTTGAGAAATTTCCTGAAGACTGGTAAAAATAGTGATGCACTCTTCTTTTCTTAATAAGAATAAAGTGTCTAAAAATGGAGATTTCGGCTGCAACATCTAACAAAAATAAAAAATATAATTTATGAATTTTAAATTTTATTTCTGAATTAAAAGATAATGAATAGAATAAATTAGAAAACATATCCAACGATTTGATTTTGTTGAAGTGAAAGGAGAAATAAAATCATTTTATAATATGATTAGATCCTTATTGAGCGATAAATATAAGTAATGAGCAATAAGCAATTGGTAATAATTGATAATTGATGAATGATGAGGTAAGACTTTGTATAGGTTGTGGTGCTATGATTGCTGCTGTATTTTTCCTTTCTTGGGAGCATCCTCTTTAAACTTTAAACTTTAAACTTTAAACCTTGAACCTTGAACTTTAAATCTTGAATCTTGAGCAAAAAAAAAGTCTCATACAAATAAATGCATGAGACTTTTAATAAAAACTGGCGGCGACCTACTCTCCCGCTATTCGCAGTACCATCGGCGCTGGTGGGCTTAACTTCTGTGTTCGGAATGGGAACAGGTGAGCCCCACCGCTAAAACCACCCTAAAGGTTGTATATAGGTTTAAGGTTTTTAGTTTTATGTTCAAAGTTTATCACTTTGAATTTTAAACATTGAACCTTAAATCAATTTATCGGTAAATTTCATCACAAAGGCAAAACCTTGGTTGCACTTATAAGGCTTTATTGAGAACCAATAGGCAATAAATCTACGGGTAATTAGTACTACTCGGCTATGCTGTTACCAACTTTACACCTGTAGCCTATCAACGTGGTCATCTCCCACGACCCTTAAAAGATGTCTCATCTTGAGGCGAGTTTCACACTTATATGCTTTCAGTGTTTATCTCTTCCAAACATAGCTACTCAGCGGTGCACCTGGCGGTACAACTGATACACCAGAGGTTTGTTCAATTCGGTCCTCTCGTACTAGAATCAAGCCCTCTCAAACATCTAACGCCCGCAATAGATAGAGACCGAACTGTCTCACGACGTTCTGAACCCAGCTCGCGTGCCACTTTAATGGGCGAACAGCCCAACCCTTGGGACCTTCTCCAGCCCCAGGATGTGACGAGCCGACATCGAGGTGCCGAACCTCCCCGTCGATGTGAGCTCTTGGGGGAGACTAGCCTGTTATCCCCGGAGTACCTTTTATCCTATGAGCGATGGCCCTTCCATACGGAACCACCGGATCACTATGTCCTGCTTTCGCACCTGATCGACTTGTAGGTCTCACAGTCAAGCACCCTTATGCCATTACACTCTACGCACGGTTACCAAGCGTGCTGAGGGTACCTTTGAAAGCCTCCGTTACTCTTTTGGAGGCGACCACCCCAGTCAAACTACCCACCACGCAATGTCCTTCTAAAAGAAGTTAGGCTCCAAGTAAGTAAAGGGTGGTATTTCAACGTCGGCTCCACAAACACTAGCGTGCCTGCTTCAAAGCCTCCCACCTATCCTACACATTACTTACTCAAAGTCAATACGAAGTTATAGTAAAGGTTCACAGGGTCTTTTCGTCCCATTGCGGGTAATCGGCATCTTCACCGATACTACAATTTCACCGAGCTCGTGGCTGAGACAGTGCCCAGATCGTTACACCATTCGTGCAGGTCGGAACTTACCCGACAAGGAATTTCGCTACCTTAGGACCGTTATAGTTACGGCCGCCGTTTACTGGGGCTTCAGTCAAACGCTTCGCTTACGCTAACGCCCTTCCTTAACCTTCCAGCACCGGGCAGGTGTCAGACCCTATACAGCATCTTTCGATTTAGCAGAGTCCTGTGTTTTTGATAAACAGTCGCCTGGGCCTCTTCACTGCGGCCAGCATTGCTGCTGGCGTCTCTTCTTCCGAAGTTACGAGACTATTTTGCCTAGTTCCTTAGCCACGACTCACTCGAGCACCTTAGGATTCTCTCCTCGACCACCTGTGTCGGTTTTGGTACGGGTTGCTTCACTTCGGCTTTTCTTGGATCCGATTACACTACAGCAGCTTCGCCCGAAGGCTAGGCCTTGACACTTCCGTCCGTCTTTAGTAGCTACATCGAACCGTCCCCTTTTTAGTGTGAGCAAGTATGGGAATATTAACCCATTGTCCATCCACTACCCCTTTCGGGTTCGCGTTAGGTCCCGACTAACCCTCAGCTGATTAGCATGGCTGAGGAAACCTTAGTCTTTCGGTGAGGGGGTTTCTCGCCCCCTTTATCGTTACTTATGCCTACATTTTCTTTTCTATAAGCTCCACCAAGCCTCACGACTCAGCTTCTACGCCGATAGAATGCTCTCCTACCAGATGTAATATAATTACAAATCCATAGCTTCGGTATTCTGTTTATGCCCGATTATTATCCATGCCGGACCGCTCGACTAGTGAGCTGTTACGCACTCTTTAAATGAATGGCTGCTTCCAAGCCAACATCCTAGCTGTCAATGCAGTCCAACCGCGTTGCTTCAACTTAACAGAAATTTGGGGACCTTAGCTGTTGGTCTGGGTTCTTTCCCTCTCGGACATGGACCTTAGCACCCATGCCCTCACTGCCGTAGAACATTTATTAGCATTCGGAGTTTGTCAGGAATTGGTAGGTGGTGAAACCCCCGCATCCAATCAGTAGCTCTACCTCTAATAAACTTATATACGACGCTGCACCTAAATGCATTTCGGAGAGTACGAGCTATCTCCCAGTTTGATTGGCCTTTCACCCCTACCCACAGGTCATCCGAAGACTTTTCAACGTCAACCGGTTCGGTCCTCCACTTTGTGTTACCAAAGCTTCAACCTGCCCATGGGTAGATCACAAGGTTTCGCGTCTAATCCTACTAACTATGCGCCCTATTCAGACTCGCTTTCGCTCCGGCTCCGGACCTGAAGTCCTTAACCTCGCTAGTAAAATTAACTCGTAGGCTCATTATGCAAAAGGCACGCCGTCACAGAATTAATCTGCTCCGACCGCTTGTAGGCGTACGGTTTCAGGTTCTATTTCACCCTTCTATTCGAAGTGCTTTTCACCTTTCCTTCACAGTACTTGTTCACTATCGGTCTTTCAGGAGTATTTAGCCTTGGAGGATGGTCCCCCCATATTCAGACAGGATTTCACGTGTCCCGCCCTACTCATTTATCACTTATGTATGCCTTTCATATACGGGGCTATCACCCTCTATGGCCGTTCTTTCCAGAACATTCTATTAAACATATAAAAGCTTTTGGGCTAATCCGCTTTCGCTCGCCACTACTTACGGAATCTCTTCGATTTCTTTTCCTCCGGGTACTTAGATGTTTCAGTTCTCCGGGTTTGCTCTCTAATAAATTAGAGTAATACATCTTCAATGTATTGGGTTGCCCCATTCGGACATCTCGGGATCAATTCGTGTGTGCCAATCCCCCGAGCTTTTCGCAGCTTACCACGTCCTTCTTCGCCTCTGAAAGCCTAGGCATCCGCCATACGCCCTTAACGATTTCTTTCCTATTTTTAGGTTACTCAAGCACTTATAAGTGCTCGGTTTTCTCTTTGTGATGTCTTTACCGTTAATGTCAATGATCTTAATATCTTCTCTTCCGTCTGATGAACAGATGTTGTTTTTGGCTCCATCCGTAACTTTTAAATCAAACTTCCAAAACTGTGGAGAATAAGGGAGTCGAACCCTTGACCTCCTGCGTGCAAGGCAGGCGCTCTAGCCAGCTGAGCTAATTCCCCCTCTAGTAGTTTAATGTTTAAGGTTTCATGTTCAATGCCTTAACCTTGAACCATAAACTTTAAACCTTCAACTTAATTAGTAGTCTCGGGCAGGCTCGAACTGCCGACCTCTACATTATCAGTGTAGCGCTCTAACCAGCTGAGCTACGAGACTCTGTTATGAGTGATAAATGATAAGTGATGAATGATATAGTTACTATAGTCATTCCCTTCTCTCACCTCTCTTCTCAATCTCTTATCCCTTATACTAATTTCTAGTGGGTTTTGTATTTTTAATATAAGCAACCAATAAAAAACTAAAGCTTGAACTTTAAGTAAGTCCTGTGGACATCTTCATGTCCGTAATTTTGTTTATTCTCGTATGAACGAGACTCTAAAATGAGATGTTCCAGCCGCACCTTCCGGTACGGCTACCTTGTTACGACTTAGCCCTAGTTACCTGTTTTACCCTAGGCAGCTCCTTTTACGGTCACCGACTTCAGGTACCCCAGACTTCCATGGCTTGACGGGCGGTGTGTACAAGGCCCGGGAACGTATTCACCGCGCCATGGCTGATGCGCGATTACTAGCGATTCCAGCTTCATAGAGTCGAGTTGCAGACTCCAATCCGAACTGAGACCGGCTTTCGAGATTCGCATCACATCGCTGTGTAGCTGCCCTCTGTACCGGCCATTGTATTACGTGTGTGGCCCAAGGCGTAAGGGCCGTGATGATTTGACGTCATCCCCACCTTCCTCTCTACTTGCGTAGGCAGTCTTACTAGAGTCCTCAACTTAATGGTAGCAACTAGTAACAGGGGTTGCGCTCGTTGCAGGACTTAACCTAACACCTCACGGCACGAGCTGACGACAACCATGCAGCACCTTGAAAATTGCCCGAAGGAAGGTCTATTTCTAAACCGATCAATTCCCATTTAAGCCTTGGTAAGGTTCCTCGCGTATCATCGAATTAAACCACATAATCCACCGCTTGTGCGGGCCCCCGTCAATTCCTTTGAGTTTCATTCTTGCGAACGTACTCCCCAGGTGGCTAACTTATCACTTTCGCTTAGTCTCTGAACCCGAAAGCCCAAAAACGAGTTAGCATCGTTTACGGCGTGGACTACCAGGGTATCTAATCCTGTTCGCTCCCCACGCTTTCGTCCATCAGCGTCAGTTAAGACATAGTGACCTGCCTTCGCAATTGGTGTTCTAAGTAATATCTATGCATTTCACCGCTACACTACTTATTCCAGCCACTTCTACCTTACTCAAGACCTGCAGTATCAATGGCAGTTTCACAGTTAAGCTGTGAGATTTCACCACTGACTTACAGATCCGCCTACGGACCCTTTAAACCCAATAAATCCGGATAACGCTTGCACCCTCCGTATTACCGCGGCTGCTGGCACGGAGTTAGCCGGTGCTTATTCGTACAGTACCTTCAGCTACTCTCACGAGAGTAGGTTTATCCCTGTACAAAAGAAGTTTACAACCCATAGGGCCGTCGTCCTTCACGCGGGATGGCTGGATCAGGCGCTAACCCATTGTCCAATATTCCTCACTGCTGCCTCCCGTAGGAGTCTGGTCCGTGTCTCAGTACCAGTGTGGGGGATCACCCTCTCAGGCCCCCTAAAGATCATCGACTTGGTGAGCCGTTACCTCACCAACTATCTAATCTTGCGCGTGCCCATCTCTATCCACCGGAGTTTTCAATAAT from Chryseobacterium sp. SORGH_AS_0447 includes these protein-coding regions:
- a CDS encoding AAA family ATPase; its protein translation is MTQNIEKLNTVLTYVKDTFVGKNDVVDLLGICLLARENAFLYGPPGTAKSAIVRTLAKTVKDGKNFEYLLTRFTEPNEIFGPFDIRKLKEGELLTNTDGMMPEASLVFLDEIFNANSAILNSLLMALNEKMFKRGKETKHMPALMFVGASNVLPEDEALNALFDRFLIRINVDYVSPDLLHQVLLAGRKLENNTGAEVPEILSHEIRELQDLCKTVDLKPVYEVYLNTIINLRNTGIAISDRRAVKLQNLIAASALICGRNEAILSDLWVLKHIWDTEEQIEILEGIINRTIEKDDHLKSHPQAMQNKTPNPEEVMKDVKILMEKWNGGSLSFEEQNVIKDKLRYLQTRCDWIKNPEQKQYIQQEIESLWQKILQTV